The following proteins are co-located in the Firmicutes bacterium HGW-Firmicutes-1 genome:
- a CDS encoding two-component system response regulator (DNA-binding response regulator in two-component regulatory system with ZraS; response regulator/sigma54 interaction protein), with protein MKKILIADDEKNMRWILGKNLKSDGFNVIEASNGEEAFEFFIDQEPDMVILDYRMPDIDGMEVLRRIKTINDKVPVIMVTAHGSTDAAVEAMKLGAIDYISKPFDIEELKLAIRKALNIEELNNTIEYLKKQVIEAYDKRIIGSSKRMQDIFEMIDKVADTNATVLITGETGTGKELIAHALHNKSARRDKPYITVNCGAIPETLLESELFGYEKGAFTGASNRKLGRFDRAQGGTLFLDEIGELPLSLQVKILRVLQEREFERVGGTEVIKADIRIISATNRDLEKQVVEGKFREDLLYRLKIIPIEIPALSERKEDISLLVEFFIDKYAMEMNKGHVKIAEDALAILMQYNYPGNIRELENIIERLVILALDGEITVPILPKEVIKGAYSKKDDFILPDEGISLEVVEESFVRQAIEMAKGNQTHAAKLLGISRHALIYRIEKYKIM; from the coding sequence ATGAAGAAAATTCTGATTGCAGATGATGAAAAAAACATGCGCTGGATTCTTGGGAAAAATTTAAAGAGTGATGGATTTAACGTTATTGAGGCTTCAAATGGAGAAGAAGCTTTTGAATTCTTTATTGATCAAGAGCCGGATATGGTGATCCTTGACTATCGTATGCCAGATATAGATGGCATGGAGGTTTTAAGAAGAATCAAAACCATTAATGATAAGGTGCCTGTTATTATGGTTACAGCTCATGGAAGTACAGATGCAGCTGTTGAGGCAATGAAGCTTGGGGCTATTGATTATATTTCAAAGCCATTTGACATTGAAGAGCTTAAGCTGGCAATAAGAAAGGCATTAAATATTGAAGAATTAAACAATACAATAGAGTACTTGAAGAAACAGGTTATAGAAGCATATGACAAAAGAATTATTGGAAGCAGTAAACGTATGCAGGATATATTTGAAATGATTGATAAGGTAGCAGATACGAATGCAACTGTTCTTATTACTGGAGAAACTGGTACGGGAAAGGAACTTATTGCTCATGCCCTTCACAATAAAAGCGCAAGGCGGGATAAACCTTATATTACTGTAAATTGTGGTGCAATTCCAGAAACTTTACTTGAAAGTGAGCTTTTTGGTTATGAAAAAGGTGCCTTTACTGGGGCTTCGAATCGAAAGCTTGGTAGGTTTGATAGGGCACAAGGTGGGACACTTTTTTTAGATGAAATAGGAGAACTACCTTTATCGCTTCAAGTAAAAATACTAAGAGTCCTACAGGAAAGAGAATTTGAAAGAGTGGGAGGAACTGAAGTTATAAAGGCTGATATAAGGATTATATCGGCAACCAATAGGGATCTTGAAAAACAAGTTGTTGAGGGTAAATTTAGAGAGGATCTTCTTTATCGACTTAAAATTATACCTATAGAAATTCCTGCCCTATCGGAAAGAAAAGAAGATATTTCATTGTTGGTGGAATTCTTTATTGATAAATATGCTATGGAGATGAATAAAGGGCATGTTAAGATTGCAGAAGATGCGCTAGCCATATTAATGCAATATAATTATCCGGGTAATATAAGAGAACTTGAAAATATTATTGAACGTTTAGTTATTTTAGCTTTAGATGGGGAAATTACAGTGCCAATCCTGCCGAAGGAAGTCATTAAAGGGGCGTATTCTAAAAAGGATGATTTTATTTTGCCAGATGAGGGGATTTCTCTTGAAGTAGTTGAAGAGAGCTTTGTAAGACAGGCAATTGAAATGGCAAAAGGTAATCAAACACATGCAGCAAAGCTTTTAGGTATATCTAGACATGCGTTAATTTATAGAATTGAAAAATATAAAATTATGTGA